A stretch of the Engraulis encrasicolus isolate BLACKSEA-1 chromosome 19, IST_EnEncr_1.0, whole genome shotgun sequence genome encodes the following:
- the LOC134434953 gene encoding KATNB1-like protein 1 isoform X2 has product MCSSILTRAKLLQCYIVPRQLLLFYGQHTVRRYGHVMTSVIGEAFTMSSEDHDDEGGYQSVDDGSADDEGRMYWIRFSSAKHLEVESSTKEETIKKRNPIVRSGNAPGRLKRVLSSKRKKHRPLTVSTAIRRKQLQGKLQDAAGGEGQFSSTFGSRDGDETRGAMPLKEREMPNRLSQKGQQRTEYQPLVARDEVDTKYRDFFKEVTGEHSRMTQVLSGRLLRLKIACSLWKRSSEELLTYLLRLEDISLLVDCLPIITKRLQQETSDISLGFCVELLPLVKSALQSPFEDYLTVALNWVQSVQNKWWPQFMGQCDKELNTDLSDRNIYTIRSQLQALREHASRICLFSGNTGKIAKSVQASLVQLPR; this is encoded by the exons ATGTGTAGTTCAATCTTGACGCGAGCCAAGTTGTTACAATGTTACATTGTTCCCAGGCAGTTGTTACTGTTCTACGGGCAGCATACCGTCAGACGTTATGGGCATGTAATGACAAGTGTTATAG GAGAGGCGTTCACCATGTCTTCAGAAGACCATGATGACGAGGGAGGCTACCAGAGTGTTGATGACGGCTCAGCTGATGATGAAGGACGGATGTACTGGATAAGATTCTCCTCTGCAAAACACCTGGAG GTGGAGTCCTCCACAAAGGAGGAAACAATCAAGAAACG AAACCCTATAGTCCGTTCGGGAAACGCCCCCGGGAGGCTCAAGCGAGTGCTGTCCAGCAAAAGGAAAAAGCACCGGCCCCTCACCGTCAGTACGGCTATCCGTAGGAAGCAGCTCCAGGGCAAGCTCCAGGACGCAGCAGGTGGTGAGGGCCAATTCAGCAGCACCTTCGGCAGCAGGgacggagacgagacgagaggggcTATGCCGCTGAAGGAACGGGAGATGCCCAATAGACTCAGCCAGAAAGGCCAACAGCGTACAGAGTACCAGCCGCTGGTGGCGAGGGACGAGGTGGACACCAAGTACCGAGACTTCTTCAAAGAG GTGACTGGagagcacagcagaatgacacaAGTGCTGTCTGGGAGGCTTCTCCGCCTCAAGATCGCTTGCAGTCTGTGGAAAAGAAGCTCGGAGGAACTGCTGACATACTTGTTAAG GCTTGAAGACATAAGCTTGCTTGTTGACTGCCTTCCCATCATTACAAAACG CCTTCAACAGGAAACCTCAGACATCTCCCTGGGATTCTGTGTGGAACTTCTTCCATTGGTCAAGAGCGCCCTCCAGAGTCCATTTGAAGA CTATCTGACGGTGGCTTTGAACTGGGTGCAGTCTGTCCAGAACAAATGGTGGCCACAGTTCATGGGACAATGTGACAAGGAACTGAACACAGATCTGTCCGATAG AAATATTTATACAATAAGGAGCCAGCTACAAGCTTTGCGAGAACATGCATCACGCATATGTTTATTCTCTGGAAACACAGGCAAAATAGCAAAG AGTGTGCAGGCAAGTTTGGTCCAGCTGCCAAGGTGA
- the LOC134434953 gene encoding KATNB1-like protein 1 isoform X1, translating into MCSSILTRAKLLQCYIVPRQLLLFYGQHTVRRYGHVMTSVIGEAFTMSSEDHDDEGGYQSVDDGSADDEGRMYWIRFSSAKHLEVESSTKEETIKKRNPIVRSGNAPGRLKRVLSSKRKKHRPLTVSTAIRRKQLQGKLQDAAGGEGQFSSTFGSRDGDETRGAMPLKEREMPNRLSQKGQQRTEYQPLVARDEVDTKYRDFFKEVTGEHSRMTQVLSGRLLRLKIACSLWKRSSEELLTYLLRLEDISLLVDCLPIITKRLQQETSDISLGFCVELLPLVKSALQSPFEDYLTVALNWVQSVQNKWWPQFMGQCDKELNTDLSDRYVWRNIYTIRSQLQALREHASRICLFSGNTGKIAKSVQASLVQLPR; encoded by the exons ATGTGTAGTTCAATCTTGACGCGAGCCAAGTTGTTACAATGTTACATTGTTCCCAGGCAGTTGTTACTGTTCTACGGGCAGCATACCGTCAGACGTTATGGGCATGTAATGACAAGTGTTATAG GAGAGGCGTTCACCATGTCTTCAGAAGACCATGATGACGAGGGAGGCTACCAGAGTGTTGATGACGGCTCAGCTGATGATGAAGGACGGATGTACTGGATAAGATTCTCCTCTGCAAAACACCTGGAG GTGGAGTCCTCCACAAAGGAGGAAACAATCAAGAAACG AAACCCTATAGTCCGTTCGGGAAACGCCCCCGGGAGGCTCAAGCGAGTGCTGTCCAGCAAAAGGAAAAAGCACCGGCCCCTCACCGTCAGTACGGCTATCCGTAGGAAGCAGCTCCAGGGCAAGCTCCAGGACGCAGCAGGTGGTGAGGGCCAATTCAGCAGCACCTTCGGCAGCAGGgacggagacgagacgagaggggcTATGCCGCTGAAGGAACGGGAGATGCCCAATAGACTCAGCCAGAAAGGCCAACAGCGTACAGAGTACCAGCCGCTGGTGGCGAGGGACGAGGTGGACACCAAGTACCGAGACTTCTTCAAAGAG GTGACTGGagagcacagcagaatgacacaAGTGCTGTCTGGGAGGCTTCTCCGCCTCAAGATCGCTTGCAGTCTGTGGAAAAGAAGCTCGGAGGAACTGCTGACATACTTGTTAAG GCTTGAAGACATAAGCTTGCTTGTTGACTGCCTTCCCATCATTACAAAACG CCTTCAACAGGAAACCTCAGACATCTCCCTGGGATTCTGTGTGGAACTTCTTCCATTGGTCAAGAGCGCCCTCCAGAGTCCATTTGAAGA CTATCTGACGGTGGCTTTGAACTGGGTGCAGTCTGTCCAGAACAAATGGTGGCCACAGTTCATGGGACAATGTGACAAGGAACTGAACACAGATCTGTCCGATAGGTATGTGTGGAG AAATATTTATACAATAAGGAGCCAGCTACAAGCTTTGCGAGAACATGCATCACGCATATGTTTATTCTCTGGAAACACAGGCAAAATAGCAAAG AGTGTGCAGGCAAGTTTGGTCCAGCTGCCAAGGTGA
- the LOC134434953 gene encoding KATNB1-like protein 1 isoform X3, producing MSSEDHDDEGGYQSVDDGSADDEGRMYWIRFSSAKHLEVESSTKEETIKKRNPIVRSGNAPGRLKRVLSSKRKKHRPLTVSTAIRRKQLQGKLQDAAGGEGQFSSTFGSRDGDETRGAMPLKEREMPNRLSQKGQQRTEYQPLVARDEVDTKYRDFFKEVTGEHSRMTQVLSGRLLRLKIACSLWKRSSEELLTYLLRLEDISLLVDCLPIITKRLQQETSDISLGFCVELLPLVKSALQSPFEDYLTVALNWVQSVQNKWWPQFMGQCDKELNTDLSDRYVWRNIYTIRSQLQALREHASRICLFSGNTGKIAKSVQASLVQLPR from the exons ATGTCTTCAGAAGACCATGATGACGAGGGAGGCTACCAGAGTGTTGATGACGGCTCAGCTGATGATGAAGGACGGATGTACTGGATAAGATTCTCCTCTGCAAAACACCTGGAG GTGGAGTCCTCCACAAAGGAGGAAACAATCAAGAAACG AAACCCTATAGTCCGTTCGGGAAACGCCCCCGGGAGGCTCAAGCGAGTGCTGTCCAGCAAAAGGAAAAAGCACCGGCCCCTCACCGTCAGTACGGCTATCCGTAGGAAGCAGCTCCAGGGCAAGCTCCAGGACGCAGCAGGTGGTGAGGGCCAATTCAGCAGCACCTTCGGCAGCAGGgacggagacgagacgagaggggcTATGCCGCTGAAGGAACGGGAGATGCCCAATAGACTCAGCCAGAAAGGCCAACAGCGTACAGAGTACCAGCCGCTGGTGGCGAGGGACGAGGTGGACACCAAGTACCGAGACTTCTTCAAAGAG GTGACTGGagagcacagcagaatgacacaAGTGCTGTCTGGGAGGCTTCTCCGCCTCAAGATCGCTTGCAGTCTGTGGAAAAGAAGCTCGGAGGAACTGCTGACATACTTGTTAAG GCTTGAAGACATAAGCTTGCTTGTTGACTGCCTTCCCATCATTACAAAACG CCTTCAACAGGAAACCTCAGACATCTCCCTGGGATTCTGTGTGGAACTTCTTCCATTGGTCAAGAGCGCCCTCCAGAGTCCATTTGAAGA CTATCTGACGGTGGCTTTGAACTGGGTGCAGTCTGTCCAGAACAAATGGTGGCCACAGTTCATGGGACAATGTGACAAGGAACTGAACACAGATCTGTCCGATAGGTATGTGTGGAG AAATATTTATACAATAAGGAGCCAGCTACAAGCTTTGCGAGAACATGCATCACGCATATGTTTATTCTCTGGAAACACAGGCAAAATAGCAAAG AGTGTGCAGGCAAGTTTGGTCCAGCTGCCAAGGTGA
- the LOC134470018 gene encoding ER membrane protein complex subunit 7-like, with the protein MPLSRHRSLQLQVFMVLIGLCACFTDVDPISTATVMQTDGDTFKIEGRAIVPGVRLQEWISTARVVVEGEEHIGFFRIDGSFAVNDVPPGSYVVQILSPVYRFEPVRVDITTKGKMRARIVNYIKPTEVLRLPYPLQMRAIGLQSYFIKRETWGWSDFLMNPMVMMMVLPLVIIVLLPKVVNTNDPEMRREMEQSMNMLNPNHELPDVSEFMTKLFSSKSPSRSGGGGGGGRGPKGGVAKRR; encoded by the exons ATGCCTCTCTCCAGGCACAGAAGCTTGCAATTGCAAGTGTTTATGGTCTTAATAGGACTGTGCGCATGTTTTACCGATGTGGATCCCATATCAACTGCAACGGTAATGCAAACAGATGGGGATACATTCAAAATCGAGGGCCGAGCGATTGTTCCTGGTGTGCGACTGCAGGAATGGATTTCAACAGCTCGTGTTGTTGTCGAGGGAGAGGAACACATCGGGTTTTTCAG AATTGATGGGAGCTTCGCTGTCAACGATGTGCCACCCGGTTCCTATGTGGTTCAAATACTTTCACCAGTGTACAGATTTGAACCTGTCCGAGTTGACATCACAACAAAAGGCAAAATGAG AGCGCGCATCGTCAACTACATCAAACCAACGGAAGTGTTGAGGCTTCCATATCCGCTTCAGATGAGGGCCATTGGGCTGCAGTCCTACTTCATAAAGAGAGAGACCTGGGGATGGTCTGATTTTCTCATGAATCCAATG GTTATGATGATGGTGCTTCCTTTGGTGATAATCGTTCTCTTGCCAAAAGTTGTGAACACAAATGATCCAGAAATGAGAAGG GAGATGGAGCAGTCCATGAACATGCTGAATCCCAACCACGAGCTGCCAGACGTGTCGGAGTTCATGACCAAGCTGTTTTCCTCCAAGAGCCCCAGCAGAAgtggaggaggcggcggcggggGACGGGGTCCGAAGGGAGGTGTGGCCAAGAGGAGGTAG
- the zgc:194887 gene encoding fibrinogen-like protein 1-like protein — MQRQGAMTPQLLLLCSLSGVLCAGKAAASASASASASSAAAETPGVTADNLHMLSSEDHKAIHNLGQKVLPRDCYEVWQSSSGQAPDGIYLIQPGGAGAGGGPRIAAWCAMQEGGWTVVQHITVNSSVDFDRTWEAYKLGFGSLSGNHWLGNQYLHLLTSGPVRYKLGVKLVDKDAVTKYGEYDPVLVEGEGSQYRLRLGLYQGSAGDALTQDTESYLHDNQKFTTKDRDNDNYFQNCARLEFQGVAGGGWWYDACAGANLNRRNVIYWQKDCNKEHLCKYAWMMVRPSDLIKVLKVKGDCSKDEL; from the exons ATGCAGCGTCAGGGGGCCATGACGCCACAGTTGCTGCTTCTCTGTAGCCTCTCTGGGGTGCTGTGTGCCGGCAAGGCTgccgcctccgcctccgcctccgcctccgcctcctccgctGCTGCGGAGACACCCGGCGTCACTGCTGACAACCTCCACATGCTCTCCTCAGAGGACCACAAGGCCATCCATAACCTGGGCCAGAAAG TGTTGCCCAGGGACTGCTACGAAGTGTGGCAGAGCTCCAGTGGACAGGCCCCTGACGGCATCTACCTCATCCAGCCTGGCGGTGCCGGTGCCGGCGGCGGCCCCCGTATCGCGGCGTGGTGCGCCATGCAGGAGGGCGGCTGGACCGTGGTGCAGCACATCACCGTCAACAGCAGCGTGGACTTCGACCGCACCTGGGAGGCCTACAAGCTGGGCTTCGGGTCCCTCAGCGGCAACCATTGGCTGGGGAACCAGTACCTGCACCTGCTCACCTCCGGACCAGTCCGCTACAAGCTGGGCGTCAAGCTGGTGGACAAG GACGCTGTGACCAAGTACGGCGAGTACGACCCGGTTCTGGTGGAGGGCGAGGGCTCCCAGTACCGGCTCCGGCTGGGCCTGTACCAGGGCTCGGCCGGCGACGCGCTGACCCAGGACACGGAGAGCTACCTCCACGACAACCAGAAGTTCACCACCAAGGACCGGGACAACGACAACTACTTCCAGAACTGCGCGCGGCTGGAGTTCCAGGGGGTGGCGGGCGGCGGCTGGTGGTACGACGCGTGCGCCGGCGCCAACCTGAACCGGCGCAACGTCATCTACTGGCAGAAGGACTGCAACAAAGAGCACCTATGCAAGTACGCATGGATGATGGTGCGGCCCTCCGACCTCATCAAGGTGCTGAAGGTCAAGGGGGACTGCAGCAAGGACGAGCTGTGA